The following coding sequences lie in one Euhalothece natronophila Z-M001 genomic window:
- a CDS encoding type II toxin-antitoxin system Phd/YefM family antitoxin → MLETIDYTQIRENFAKVLDEIVQDGKVYAISRKGEQQAVLMSADDYSSLMTTLHLLRSRNNSSRLFEALEESENNDTPTQTLDELGEEMNFVQRETQKK, encoded by the coding sequence ATGTTAGAGACAATCGACTATACTCAAATCCGTGAAAACTTTGCAAAAGTTCTTGATGAGATAGTACAAGATGGAAAGGTTTACGCTATCTCCCGAAAAGGTGAACAGCAAGCGGTACTGATGTCAGCAGATGATTATTCCAGCTTAATGACTACCTTACATCTATTAAGATCGCGCAATAATTCGTCACGACTTTTTGAAGCGTTAGAAGAATCGGAAAACAATGATACTCCTACTCAAACTTTGGATGAACTGGGAGAGGAAATGAATTTTGTCCAAAGAGAAACGCAGAAAAAATAA